AAAATCAATAAAAATTTTAAGAATTTTAAAATTTGTTGATTTTACAGTCATTTTAGAGTGTTATACTGAATAACAGTTCAGAAAAAGGAAACCCAATGAAAAGATTAATCGATTTTAGTTCACGCTTTAGAATTTTAAAAGGTGGGAAGATAAGCTTAGTAGTAAGTGCAATGCTAACAAGTGCAAGCTTACTTCAAGCAGCACCAAGTGGAGGAGTAGTAACCAGTGGAGATGCAAGTATCTCACAAAGTGCTAATGTCACAAATATTCATCAAAATACACAAAAAGCGAGTATAAATTGGCAAAAGTTTAATATAGCCAACCATGAAACCGTAAACTTTAAACAACCCAATAGCTCAGCTATAGCTTTAAATAGAGTAATAGGAAATGAAAAAAGTGTTATAAACGGAGCTTTAAATGCAAATGGTCAAGTATGGATACTTAACTCCAATGGTGTTTTATTTGGTAAAAATGCAAGT
This window of the Arcobacter sp. LA11 genome carries:
- a CDS encoding filamentous hemagglutinin N-terminal domain-containing protein, which codes for MKRLIDFSSRFRILKGGKISLVVSAMLTSASLLQAAPSGGVVTSGDASISQSANVTNIHQNTQKASINWQKFNIANHETVNFKQPNSSAIALNRVIGNEKSVINGALNANGQVWILNSNGVLFGKNAS